A single window of Mangifera indica cultivar Alphonso chromosome 18, CATAS_Mindica_2.1, whole genome shotgun sequence DNA harbors:
- the LOC123201977 gene encoding macrophage migration inhibitory factor homolog isoform X2 encodes MPCLNLSTNVSLDGVDTSSILSEATSTVASIIGKPEAYVMVVLKGSVPIAFGGTEQPAAYGELVSIGGLSPDVNKKLSAAIATILEKKLSVPKNRYFLKFYDTKGSYFGWNGATF; translated from the exons ATGCCTTGCTTGAATCTTTCAACTAACGTTAGCCTTGACGGCGTCGACACGTCATCCATCCTCTCCGAGGCCACCTCCACTGTAGCCAGCATTATCGGAAAACCTGAGGCC TATGTGATGGTTGTGTTGAAGGGATCTGTACCTATAGCATTTGGAGGAACTGAGCAGCCAGCTGCCTATGGTGAGTTGGTGTCCATTGGCGGTCTATCCCCTGATGTGAACAAGAAACTGAGTGCTGCAATTGCTACAATTCTTGAGAAGAAGTTGTCAGTGCCCAAGAATCGATATTTCCTCAAATTTTACGATACGAAG GGCTCATACTTTGGATGGAATGGGGCAACCTTCTAA
- the LOC123201978 gene encoding macrophage migration inhibitory factor homolog, translating into MPCLYISTNVNLDGLDTDPLFSAATKAVAEIIGRPEHLVMVILKGSLAISFNGNKEPAAYAEIVSMGGINTEVKRKLISTLGSILQAKLSIPTARFFLKVYDTTAGQPTPKL; encoded by the exons atgcctTGTCTTTATATCTCTACTAACGTCAACCTAGATGGCCTTGACACTGACCCCCTCTTCTCTGCCGCCACAAAAGCCGTTGCAGAGATCATCGGACGACCAGAACAT CTGGTAATGGTGATACTCAAGGGATCATTAGCCATATCATTTAATGGGAACAAAGAGCCTGCAGCTTACGCGGAGATAGTTTCAATGGGTGGCATTAACACAGAGGTGAAGAGGAAGTTGATTTCTACTCTTGGTTCAATTTTGCAAGCCAAACTGTCCATTCCCACTGCAAGATTCTTCCTCAAAGTTTATGATACGACAGCAGGGCAACCCACCCCCAAATTATGA
- the LOC123201976 gene encoding PRA1 family protein B4-like, whose amino-acid sequence MASTAPPILPISTAQSGSAAATSTQSQPPIATPAFRALIAHLSDSVCNGFSQRRPWAELVDRSAFSKPECLSDATIRIRKNYSYFRVNYLSILAVVLAFSLLTNPFSLLILLGLLASWIFLYLFRPSDQPLVIFGRTFSDRETLGILVVLSVFVIFLTNVGSVLISALMVGAALICAHGAFRVPEDLFLDEQEPAATGFLSFLSGTASNAAAATAPAVAARV is encoded by the coding sequence ATGGCCTCCACAGCACCTCCAATTCTTCCCATCTCCACCGCCCAATCCGGTTCCGCAGCTGCCACGTCAACCCAGTCCCAACCCCCGATCGCCACTCCCGCTTTCCGAGCTCTAATCGCCCACCTCTCCGATTCCGTCTGCAATGGCTTCTCCCAACGCCGTCCTTGGGCTGAACTCGTTGATCGCTCCGCTTTCTCCAAACCCGAATGCTTATCCGATGCCACCATCCGCATCCGCAAAAACTACTCCTACTTTCGCGTGAATTACCTTTCTATCCTCGCTGTTGTTCTGGCTTTCTCTCTTCTAACCAATCCTTTCTCTTTGTTAATTCTCCTTGGTCTTCTAGCCTCGTGGATTTTCCTCTACCTGTTTCGTCCGTCCGATCAGCCGCTTGTCATCTTTGGCCGTACGTTTAGCGACCGTGAAACTCTTGGGATCTTGGTTGTGTTGAGCGTGTTCGTGATCTTCCTTACGAACGTTGGTTCTGTTTTGATCTCAGCTTTAATGGTTGGAGCTGCTTTGATCTGTGCTCATGGTGCGTTTAGGGTTCCTGAAGATCTCTTTTTGGATGAACAAGAGCCTGCCGCCACTGGTTTCTTGTCATTCCTTAGTGGGACTGCCTCCAACGCCGCCGCTGCTACCGCCCCTGCAGTCGCCGCACGCGTTTAA
- the LOC123201977 gene encoding macrophage migration inhibitory factor homolog isoform X1 produces the protein MPCLNLSTNVSLDGVDTSSILSEATSTVASIIGKPEAYVMVVLKGSVPIAFGGTEQPAAYGELVSIGGLSPDVNKKLSAAIATILEKKLSVPKNRYFLKFYDTKAHQSQEYAQCLHASHQH, from the exons ATGCCTTGCTTGAATCTTTCAACTAACGTTAGCCTTGACGGCGTCGACACGTCATCCATCCTCTCCGAGGCCACCTCCACTGTAGCCAGCATTATCGGAAAACCTGAGGCC TATGTGATGGTTGTGTTGAAGGGATCTGTACCTATAGCATTTGGAGGAACTGAGCAGCCAGCTGCCTATGGTGAGTTGGTGTCCATTGGCGGTCTATCCCCTGATGTGAACAAGAAACTGAGTGCTGCAATTGCTACAATTCTTGAGAAGAAGTTGTCAGTGCCCAAGAATCGATATTTCCTCAAATTTTACGATACGAAG GCCCATCAAAGCCAAGAATATGCACAATGCTTGCATGCTTCACACCAGCACTAG
- the LOC123202148 gene encoding influenza virus NS1A-binding protein homolog B isoform X2 — translation MGAGRKAQTIILNGNSPPTNPTYTHASARNLGKHQLGGVIFGCKNNTIRECLTNQLFGLPAQHFTYVKNIDIGLPLFLFNYSDRKLYGIYEAASPGKMNIDPYGWTTDGSERTFYPAQVQICVKLQCQPLLEEQFKPVIEDNYYTNHQFWFELDHSQASKLISLASLSVSTRTFLPCLPFITTKRGKFFQPLSSPETEEESKGFGLFATQPNPDVTKCLGCVADSKVATSVSETEGECELLQSCPSEVDQSNNYLSRKMDSGDDSPINGDNQLLEAHLDVKMVEQKEKDIILMKLKQLAFNRGRRDIPSTDYVYEPAVTSDMCPGNGGSVHEKISSDEKNEENHCSSSYCKSIITKVDAETEIQKLKNHCTMVNSVSNAPIKLSDENAIESLDELHVVPTMSIYILGGYDGESWLSTLDLYAPSRGVMKSFQPMNSVRSFAAVASLYGEVYVFGGGDGRMWYNTVESYSPGNDEWTLCPSLNQAKGGLGGVTSDNKIYAIGGGNGVDCFSDVEMFDLRLERWITMLSLRQKRFSLAAAEIDGVLYATGGFDGVDYLNSAEKFDPRMRYWEHISSMNSKRACHSLVVLNGKLYALGGYNGNAMVSSVEIYDSRMDSWMTVDPMKQARGYSAAVVQNESIYVFAGVESGDRMLNTVECFKEGRGWEIIDVIGNRSFMSAFAL, via the exons ATGGGGGCAGGGAGGAAAGCACAAACTATCATTCTCAATGGAAATTCACCTCCTACAAATCCAACTTATACTCATGCATCTGCTAGAAATCTGGGAAAGCACCAGCTTGGTGGTGTTATATTTGGTTGCAAGAATAACACCATCAGAGAATGTTTAACTAATCAACTGTTTG GCCTACCAGCTCAACACTTTACCTATGTAAAGAACATTGATATTGGCCTACCACTTTTTCTATTCAACTACAGTGATAGAAAACTTTATGGCATCTATGAAGCTGCCAGCCCTGGAAAAATGAACATTGATCCGTATGGATGGACCACTGATGGTTCTGAGAGAACCTTCTATCCTGCACAG GTGCAAATTTGTGTCAAATTGCAATGCCAACCTCTGCTTGAAGAACAGTTTAAACCAGTAATTGAGGATAATTACTACACTAATCATCAATTTTGGTTTGAGCTTGACCATTCTCAGGCAAGCAAGTTGATATCACTAGCATCTTTATCAGTTTCAACAAGGACTTTTCTACCTTGTCTTCCTTTCATTACAACAAAGCGGGGAAAATTTTTCCAACCTCTTTCGTCACCTGAGACAGAAGAGGAAAGCAAGGGTTTTGGGCTTTTTGCTACACAGCCTAATCCTGATGTTACTAAGTGCTTAGGCTGCGTTGCAGATTCTAAAGTTGCTACTTCTGTCAGTGAAACGGAAGGGGAGTGTGAATTGCTTCAGTCATGTCCTTCGGAGGTTGATCAGTCAAATAATTACTTGAGTAGGAAAATGGATTCTGGAGATGATTCTCCAATAAATGGAGACAACCAGCTTTTGGAAGCTCATCTAGATGTGAAGATGGTGgaacaaaaagagaaagatattATACTCATGAAACTGAAACAATTGGCTTTTAACCGTGGACGTCGAGACATTCCTTCAACTGATTATGTATACGAACCAGCTGTTACAAGTGATATGTGCCCAGGAAACGGGGGTTCTGTTCATGAGAAGATAAGTTCTGATGAGAAGAATGAAGAGAATCATTGTTCCTCTTCTTATTGTAAGTCCATCATAACTAAG GTTGATGCTGAAACTGAAATCCAGAAGTTGAAAAATCATTGTACGATGGTGAACTCTGTGTCTAATGCTCCCATCAAACTAAGTGATGAAAATGCCATAGAGTCCTTAGATGAGCTGCATGTTGTTCCTACTATgtcaatatatatattgggTGGATATGATGGGGAATCATGGTTATCGACATTAGATTTATATGCTCCCTCTCGAGGTGTGATGAAGTCTTTTCAGCCAATGAACTCTGTTCGTTCATTTGCTGCGGTTGCATCACTCTATGGTGAGGTTTATGTCTTTGGTGGTGGGGATGGACGCATGTGGTACAATACAG TTGAATCATACAGCCCAGGTAATGATGAATGGACCCTGTGCCCTTCCTTGAATCAGGCAAAGGGTGGGTTAGGTGGAGTTACTTctgataacaaaatatatgcaatTGGTGGTGGGAATGGTGTTGATTGCTTTTCAGATGTTGAAATGTTTGATTTGAGGCTTGAACGATGGATCACTATGCTGTCACTACGACAAAAG AGATTTTCTCTTGCTGCTGCAGAAATTGATGGTGTGCTTTATGCTACTGGTGGATTTGATGGGGTAGATTATCTGAA TTCTGCAGAAAAATTTGACCCCAGAATGCGGTATTGGGAACATATTTCAAGCATGAACTCAAAGAGGGCCTGCCACTCACTGGTTGTTTTGAATGGAAAATT GTATGCTCTGGGTGGTTATAATGGCAATGCAATGGTTTCAAGCGTCGAGATTTATGATTCACGAATGGATTCATGGATGACTGTGGACCCAATGAAGCAGGCAAGAGGATATTCTGCGGCGGTTGTTCAGAATGAGTCTATATACGTCTTTGCAGGAGTGGAATCGGGTGACAGAATGTTGAACACG GTTGAATGTTTTAAAGAGGGTCGAGGTTGGGAAATAATTGATGTGATTGGGAATAGGAGTTTCATGTCAGCTTTTGCCTTGTAG
- the LOC123202148 gene encoding kelch-like protein 8 isoform X1 has translation MGAGRKAQTIILNGNSPPTNPTYTHASARNLGKHQLGGVIFGCKNNTIRECLTNQLFGLPAQHFTYVKNIDIGLPLFLFNYSDRKLYGIYEAASPGKMNIDPYGWTTDGSERTFYPAQVQICVKLQCQPLLEEQFKPVIEDNYYTNHQFWFELDHSQASKLISLASLSVSTRTFLPCLPFITTKRGKFFQPLSSPETEEESKGFGLFATQPNPDVTKCLGCVADSKVATSVSETEGECELLQSCPSEVDQSNNYLSRKMDSGDDSPINGDNQLLEAHLDVKMVEQKEKDIILMKLKQLAFNRGRRDIPSTDYVYEPAVTSDMCPGNGGSVHEKISSDEKNEENHCSSSYCKSIITKLIQEVEELKAFKTEQTLKMKYLEQKLVDAETEIQKLKNHCTMVNSVSNAPIKLSDENAIESLDELHVVPTMSIYILGGYDGESWLSTLDLYAPSRGVMKSFQPMNSVRSFAAVASLYGEVYVFGGGDGRMWYNTVESYSPGNDEWTLCPSLNQAKGGLGGVTSDNKIYAIGGGNGVDCFSDVEMFDLRLERWITMLSLRQKRFSLAAAEIDGVLYATGGFDGVDYLNSAEKFDPRMRYWEHISSMNSKRACHSLVVLNGKLYALGGYNGNAMVSSVEIYDSRMDSWMTVDPMKQARGYSAAVVQNESIYVFAGVESGDRMLNTVECFKEGRGWEIIDVIGNRSFMSAFAL, from the exons ATGGGGGCAGGGAGGAAAGCACAAACTATCATTCTCAATGGAAATTCACCTCCTACAAATCCAACTTATACTCATGCATCTGCTAGAAATCTGGGAAAGCACCAGCTTGGTGGTGTTATATTTGGTTGCAAGAATAACACCATCAGAGAATGTTTAACTAATCAACTGTTTG GCCTACCAGCTCAACACTTTACCTATGTAAAGAACATTGATATTGGCCTACCACTTTTTCTATTCAACTACAGTGATAGAAAACTTTATGGCATCTATGAAGCTGCCAGCCCTGGAAAAATGAACATTGATCCGTATGGATGGACCACTGATGGTTCTGAGAGAACCTTCTATCCTGCACAG GTGCAAATTTGTGTCAAATTGCAATGCCAACCTCTGCTTGAAGAACAGTTTAAACCAGTAATTGAGGATAATTACTACACTAATCATCAATTTTGGTTTGAGCTTGACCATTCTCAGGCAAGCAAGTTGATATCACTAGCATCTTTATCAGTTTCAACAAGGACTTTTCTACCTTGTCTTCCTTTCATTACAACAAAGCGGGGAAAATTTTTCCAACCTCTTTCGTCACCTGAGACAGAAGAGGAAAGCAAGGGTTTTGGGCTTTTTGCTACACAGCCTAATCCTGATGTTACTAAGTGCTTAGGCTGCGTTGCAGATTCTAAAGTTGCTACTTCTGTCAGTGAAACGGAAGGGGAGTGTGAATTGCTTCAGTCATGTCCTTCGGAGGTTGATCAGTCAAATAATTACTTGAGTAGGAAAATGGATTCTGGAGATGATTCTCCAATAAATGGAGACAACCAGCTTTTGGAAGCTCATCTAGATGTGAAGATGGTGgaacaaaaagagaaagatattATACTCATGAAACTGAAACAATTGGCTTTTAACCGTGGACGTCGAGACATTCCTTCAACTGATTATGTATACGAACCAGCTGTTACAAGTGATATGTGCCCAGGAAACGGGGGTTCTGTTCATGAGAAGATAAGTTCTGATGAGAAGAATGAAGAGAATCATTGTTCCTCTTCTTATTGTAAGTCCATCATAACTAAG TTGATTCAAGAAGTGGAAGAGCTTAAAGCATTTAAAACAGAACAAACTCTGAAGATGAAATATTTGGAGCAGAAGCTG GTTGATGCTGAAACTGAAATCCAGAAGTTGAAAAATCATTGTACGATGGTGAACTCTGTGTCTAATGCTCCCATCAAACTAAGTGATGAAAATGCCATAGAGTCCTTAGATGAGCTGCATGTTGTTCCTACTATgtcaatatatatattgggTGGATATGATGGGGAATCATGGTTATCGACATTAGATTTATATGCTCCCTCTCGAGGTGTGATGAAGTCTTTTCAGCCAATGAACTCTGTTCGTTCATTTGCTGCGGTTGCATCACTCTATGGTGAGGTTTATGTCTTTGGTGGTGGGGATGGACGCATGTGGTACAATACAG TTGAATCATACAGCCCAGGTAATGATGAATGGACCCTGTGCCCTTCCTTGAATCAGGCAAAGGGTGGGTTAGGTGGAGTTACTTctgataacaaaatatatgcaatTGGTGGTGGGAATGGTGTTGATTGCTTTTCAGATGTTGAAATGTTTGATTTGAGGCTTGAACGATGGATCACTATGCTGTCACTACGACAAAAG AGATTTTCTCTTGCTGCTGCAGAAATTGATGGTGTGCTTTATGCTACTGGTGGATTTGATGGGGTAGATTATCTGAA TTCTGCAGAAAAATTTGACCCCAGAATGCGGTATTGGGAACATATTTCAAGCATGAACTCAAAGAGGGCCTGCCACTCACTGGTTGTTTTGAATGGAAAATT GTATGCTCTGGGTGGTTATAATGGCAATGCAATGGTTTCAAGCGTCGAGATTTATGATTCACGAATGGATTCATGGATGACTGTGGACCCAATGAAGCAGGCAAGAGGATATTCTGCGGCGGTTGTTCAGAATGAGTCTATATACGTCTTTGCAGGAGTGGAATCGGGTGACAGAATGTTGAACACG GTTGAATGTTTTAAAGAGGGTCGAGGTTGGGAAATAATTGATGTGATTGGGAATAGGAGTTTCATGTCAGCTTTTGCCTTGTAG